A single genomic interval of Acipenser ruthenus chromosome 28, fAciRut3.2 maternal haplotype, whole genome shotgun sequence harbors:
- the LOC117434476 gene encoding collagen alpha-1(XVIII) chain-like isoform X5 produces the protein MACHTPLSCGASVLLLLLMSEAIWWNIVVGSDEDPQTTTPLQGTPKLSTVGAAPTLPGGAQGTPAINKEVHPTHNEGEEEGVTPSINEGEEEGVTPSINEGEEEGVTPSINEGEEEGVTPSINEGEEEGVTPSINEREEEGVTPSINEGEEEGVTPSINEGEEEGVTPSINEGEEEGVTPSINEGEEEGVTSSINEGEEEGVTPSINEGEEEGVTPSINEGEEEGVTPSINEGEEEGITPSINEGEEEGVTPSINEGEEKGVTPSINEGEEEGVTPSINEGEEEGVTPSINEGEEEGVTSSINEGEEEGVTPSINKGEEEGITPLNNEGDTPKEPRVTPKPTESAGLPLTNPKPMELAEVQVTTPKPTEPAAAPLSKPTPTKSSERGALDRLTTPKHTEPGVTPLSTPKPTESAGVQLTTAKPTEPARSSLTPPKPTDPGVTPKPTEPAAAPLSKPTPTKSSERGVLDRLTTPKPTEPGVTPLSTPKPTESAGVQLTTAKPTEPARSSLNPPKPTDPGVTPKPTEPAAAPLSTARLIEPRVTPTPAESSERGVLDRLITPKPTEPGVTPKPTEPAGLPLTTSKPVEPGVTPIETGSTELPLSTPKPTGGGEGPPDPPRGIPTVPGTPPPTFSQFLSSTQISETYCPCVAGPPGPKGDSGAVGPPGLPGLQGPVGPPGTTSELFCKGIKGDQGEKGDKGERGQRGAKGFPGRDGVALLGPPGPPGPPGPPGHSRQTLGPPAGNPNKPGERGERGEKGAEGTKNQGPMGPIGAPGLTRQTGAKGDKGERGQRGAKGFPGRDGVALLGPPGPPGPPGPPGHSRKTLGPPAGNPNKPGERGERGEKGAEGTKIQGPVGPIGAPGPTGPTGAKGDKGERGQRGAKGFPGRDGVALLGPPGPPGPPGPPGHSRQTLGPPAGNPNKPCLQGPPGPPGPPGPPGHIGYYNRVFPVPPRPHCKDRLNTAQSHRPGPERGQRSSEYQGATLQSWMFSSVSEMRGSASLVPQGSVVFVRQEEAVFIRVQSGWSRLKQEDFLSSSDPADELSVQAQRPVPAPSLPNSPCVPVVNGLRLAALNQPLSGAMSGVPGADLLCFRQAREAGLQGTFRAFLSSSNQNLASLVKRSDSTAYPILNLGGQYLFPNWLSLFSESTPPMTPRLPLFSFDGRDVWTDPNWPYKAVWHGSSPIGVSGRGLQCGDWRQSDHVTGLATRLQDGGRLLRDGGEERCRTPLIVLCVENSYPSQ, from the exons ATGGCGTGCCACACCCCTCTCTCTTGCGGTGCGTCTGTGCTTCTCCTCCTGCTCATGTCAGAAGCTATCTGGTGGAACATCGTCGTGGGCAGTGACGAGGACCCCCAGACCACCACACCCCTGCAGGGGACCCCCAAACTCAGCACTGTAGGAGCAGCCCCAACACTGCCAGGGGGAGCGCAGGGCACCCCAGCAATCAACAAAGAGGTCCACCCAACACACAacgagggagaggaggaaggggtCACCCCATCAATCAacgagggagaggaggaaggggtCACCCCATCAATCAacgagggagaggaggaaggggtCACCCCATCAATCAacgagggagaggaggaaggggtCACCCCATCAATCAacgagggagaggaggaaggggtCACCCCATCAATCaacgagagagaggaggaaggggtcACCCCATCAATCAacgagggagaggaggaaggggtCACCCCATCAATCAacgagggagaggaggaaggggtCACCCCATCAATCAacgagggagaggaggaaggggtCACCCCATCAATCAatgagggagaggaggaaggggtCACCTCATCAATCAacgagggagaggaggaaggggtCACCCCATCAATCAatgagggagaggaggaaggggtCACCCCATCAATCAACGAGGGTGAGGAGGAAGGGGTCACCCCATCAATCAacgagggagaggaggaagggaTCACCCCATCAATCAacgagggagaggaggaaggggtCACCCCATCAATCAATGAGGGAGAGGAGAAAGGGGTCACCCCATCAATCAacgagggagaggaggaaggggtCACCCCATCAATCAatgagggagaggaggaaggggtCACCCCATCAATCAacgagggagaggaggaaggggtCACCTCATCAATCAatgagggagaggaggaaggggtCACCCCATCAATCAACAAGGGAGAGGAGGAAGGGATCACCCCACTAAACAACGAGGGAGACACCCCAAAAGAGCCTAGGGTCACCCCCAAACCTACAGAATCAGCTGGACTACCACTCACCAACCCCAAACCTATGGAGTTAGCTGAGGTACAGGTGACCACCCCCAAACCTACTGAACCAGCTGCAGCACCACTGAGCAAACCCACACCTACAAAATCATCCGAGAGAGGGGCGTTAGACAGACTGACCACCCCCAAACATACTGAACCCGGGGTCACCCCACTGAGCACCCCCAAACCTACAGAATCTGCTGGGGTACAGCTCACCACTGCGAAACCCACCGAACCAGCTAGGTCATCACTGACTCCCCCAAAACCTACTGATCCTGGAGTCACCCCCAAACCTACTGAACCAGCTGCAGCACCACTGAGCAAACCCACACCTACAAAATCATCCGAGAGAGGGGTGTTAGACAGACTGACCACCCCCAAACCTACTGAACCCGGGGTCACCCCACTGAGCACCCCCAAACCTACAGAATCTGCTGGGGTACAGCTCACCACTGCGAAACCCACCGAACCAGCTAGGTCATCACTGAATCCCCCAAAACCTACTGATCCTGGAGTCACCCCCAAACCTACTGAACCAGCTGCAGCACCACTTAGCACTGCAAGACTGATTGAACCCAGGGTCACTCCCACACCTGCAGAATCATCCGAGAGAGGGGTGTTAGACAGACTGATCACCCCCAAACCTACTGAACCTGGAGTCACCCCCAAACCTACTGAACCAGCTGGGCTACCTCTGACCACCTCAAAACCTGTTGAGCCAGGGGTCACCCCAATAGAGACAGGATCCACTGAGCTACCACTGAGCACCCCCAAACCTACAGGCGGGGGAGAGGGACCCCCAGATCCTCCTCGGGGGATCCCCACAGTCCCAGGGACACCCCCCCCCACCTTCTCCCAGTTCCTCAGTTCGACACAG ATCTCTGAAACTTACTGTCCCTGTGTGGCTGGACCTCCTGGACCAAAG GGGGACAGTGGAGCTGTTGGCCCACCCGGCCTCCCTGGTCTGCAAGGGCCTGTGGGACCCCCAGGGACCACGTCTGAGTTATTCTGCAAG GGTATAAAGGGTGACCAAGGAGAGAAG GGAGACAAAGGAGAGAGAGGCCAACGTGGAGCAAAG GGATTCCCGGGGCGAGACGGTGTGGCACTGCTGGGCCCCCCTGGTCCCCCAGGCCCTCCCGGGCCCCCCGGACACTCCAGACAGACCCTGGGGCCCCCCGCAGGGAACCCCAATAAACCA ggtgagcgcggagagagaggggagaagggagcaGAGGGGACGAAGAATCAGGGGCCTATGGGGCCAATAGGAGCCCCAGGGCTAACGAGACAGACTGGAGCCAAG GGAGACAAAGGAGAGAGAGGCCAACGTGGAGCAAAG GGATTCCCGGGGCGAGACGGTGTGGCACTGCTGGGCCCCCCTGGTCCCCCAGGCCCTCCCGGGCCCCCCGGACACTCCAGAAAGACCCTGGGGCCCCCCGCAGGGAACCCCAATAAACCA ggtgagcgcggagagagaggggagaagggagcaGAGGGGACGAAGATTCAGGGGCCTGTGGGGCCAATAGGAGCCCCAGGGCCAACAGGACCGACTGGAGCCAAG GGAGACAAAGGAGAGAGAGGCCAGCGTGGAGCAAAG GGATTCCCGGGGCGAGACGGTGTGGCACTGCTGGGCCCCCCTGGTCCCCCAGGCCCTCCCGGGCCCCCCGGACACTCCAGACAGACCCTGGGGCCCCCCGCAGGGAACCCCAATAAACCA TGTCTGCAAGGACCCCCCGGACCCCCCGGACCCCCTGGACCCCCAGGACACATCGGTTACTACAAT agAGTGTTCCCTGTGCCCCCCCGACCGCACTGCAAGGACAGA CTGAACACCGCCCAGAGCCACCGTCCAG GTCCAGAGCGAGGACAGCGCAGCTCAGAGTATCAGGGAGCCACG ctGCAGAGCTGGATGTTCTCCTCTGTGTCTGAGATGCGTGGCTCTGCCTCCTTGGTGCCACAGGGCAGTGTTGTGTTCGTGAGGCAGGAGGAAGCCGTCTTCATCCGAGTGCAAAGCGGCTGGAGCCGGCTCAAG CAAGAGGATTTCCTGAGCTCATCGGACCCTGCAGACGAGTTGTCAGTGCAG GCGCAGAGACCAGTCCCAGCTCCCAGTCTGCCCAATTCCCCCTGCGTTCCTGTTGTTAATGGG CTCCGTTTGGCTGCTCTGAACCAGCCTCTCTCTGGTGCTATGAGTGGCGTGCCGGGGGCGGACCTACTGTGCTTCCGACAGGCCCGGGAGGCGGGGCTCCAGGGAACATTCCGAgccttcctctcctcctccaaTCAGAACCTGGCATCGCTGGTCAAGCGTTCCGATAGCACCGCCTACCCCATCCTCAACCTCGGG GGCCAGTACTTGTTCCCGAATTGGCTCTCTCTGTTTTCAGAGTCAACCCCCCCAATGACCCCCCGCCTGCCCCTCTTCTCCTTCGACGGGAGGGACGTGTGGACAGACCCAAACTG GCCTTACAAAGCAGTCTGGCATGGCTCCTCCCCCATAGGGGTGAGTGGCCGGGGCCTGCAGTGCGGTGATTGGCGGCAGAGTGATCATGTGACTGGGCTGGCAACGAGGCTGCAGGATGGAGGGAGGCTGCTGAGAGACGGCGGGGAGGAGCGCTGCAGGACCCCCCTGATCGTGCTGTGTGTGGAGAATAGCTACCCCTCGCAGTGA